The following coding sequences are from one Collimonas arenae window:
- the glyQ gene encoding glycine--tRNA ligase subunit alpha, whose translation MLTFQQIILKLQDYWDAQGCALLQPYDMEVGAGTSHTATFLRAIGPEPWRAAYVQPSRRPKDGRYGENPNRLQHYYQYQVVLKPAPENILDLYLGSLEALGLDLKRNDVRFVEDDWENPTLGAWGLGWEVWLNGMEVTQFTYFQQVGGLDCKPVLGEITYGIERLAMYLQGVENVYDLVWTEWVEHGVKKTLSYGDVFHQNEVEQSTYNFEYANTEFLFPLFGNYEAEAKRLLAVPLALPAYEMVLKAAHTFNLLDARGAISVTERAAYMGRIRNLSRAVAQAYYDSRAKLGFPMWEITPDNADLLLKEFGDEYMAAVAQRAGESA comes from the coding sequence TGCTCAGGGCTGTGCCCTGCTGCAACCCTACGACATGGAAGTCGGCGCCGGCACCTCGCACACCGCGACCTTCCTGCGCGCCATCGGCCCCGAGCCTTGGCGTGCCGCCTATGTGCAACCGTCACGTCGGCCGAAAGACGGCCGCTACGGTGAAAACCCGAACCGCCTGCAGCATTACTACCAATACCAGGTGGTGCTCAAGCCAGCGCCGGAAAACATCCTCGACCTGTATCTCGGCTCGCTGGAAGCGCTCGGCCTTGATCTCAAGCGCAATGACGTGCGTTTTGTCGAAGACGACTGGGAAAACCCGACCCTGGGCGCCTGGGGCCTGGGCTGGGAAGTCTGGCTGAACGGCATGGAAGTGACTCAGTTCACCTATTTCCAGCAAGTCGGCGGCCTCGATTGCAAGCCGGTGCTGGGCGAGATCACTTACGGTATCGAACGGCTGGCGATGTATCTGCAGGGCGTGGAAAATGTCTACGACCTGGTCTGGACCGAATGGGTTGAGCATGGCGTCAAGAAAACCCTGAGCTACGGCGACGTTTTCCACCAGAACGAAGTCGAGCAGTCGACCTACAACTTCGAATACGCCAACACCGAATTCCTGTTCCCGCTGTTCGGCAACTACGAAGCCGAAGCCAAACGCTTGCTGGCGGTGCCGCTGGCGCTGCCGGCCTATGAAATGGTGTTGAAAGCGGCGCACACTTTCAATCTGCTGGATGCGCGCGGGGCGATCTCGGTCACCGAGCGTGCCGCCTATATGGGCCGCATCCGCAACCTGTCGCGCGCGGTGGCGCAAGCCTATTACGACTCGCGGGCCAAGCTCGGCTTCCCGATGTGGGAAATCACGCCGGACAATGCCGATCTGTTACTGAAAGAATTTGGAGATGAATACATGGCGGCAGTAGCGCAGCGTGCAGGGGAATCAGCATGA
- the glyS gene encoding glycine--tRNA ligase subunit beta, producing the protein MSQTLLIEIFTEELPPKALAKLGDAFAMGIFNGLKARDFLDDGALATAFATPRRLAVAISNVRATSLDKTMREKVLPVSVALDAEGNATAPLVKKLAALASQTGAAVIMPSDLERAPDGKNESLFYSYTAKGVALHTGLQTVLEDTVAKLPIPKVMSYQRQHGHAAGQTVRFVRPAHRLLALHGEQVLPLTLLGLDADRLTEGHRFLSQGEIAIADADSYAATLAETGKVIAGFNERKEKIRSALLETAAADQVLMPEALLDEVAALVEWPVVYACKFEDEFLSVPQECLILTMQTNQKYFALTDNAGKLRSRFLIVSNLATDEPQYIIEGNERVVRPRLSDAKFFFEQDKKKKLAERVPLLANVVYHNKLGDQLQRTERVKALAIAIAKLLGGDASLAERGALLAKADLLTDMVGEFPELQGIMGNYYARHDGEADEVAQAVSEHYQPRFAGDALPTTGTGTAVALADKLETLVGIWGIGLQPTGDKDPFALRRHALGILRMLLEKRLPVALSQLLANAAQQFAGNANFKDPGSDVLPFLYDRLRGLLRERGYAQNEIEAVVAQQPDRLDNIIERLDAVQAFAALPEAEALAAANKRITNILKKTEGVGSTVRTELLRDSAEQALFAAMNAVKPDVDAAFAKGDFSTALKALAQLRQNVDGFFNDVMVMADDEQLRNNRLALLSNLHVMLNQVADISKLAA; encoded by the coding sequence TTGAGTCAGACCCTGTTAATCGAAATCTTCACCGAAGAACTGCCACCGAAAGCGCTGGCAAAACTGGGCGATGCCTTTGCCATGGGCATTTTCAACGGTTTGAAAGCGCGCGACTTCCTCGACGATGGCGCACTCGCTACCGCATTCGCCACGCCACGCCGCTTGGCCGTCGCCATCAGCAATGTGCGCGCGACCTCGCTCGACAAGACCATGCGTGAAAAAGTGTTGCCGGTATCGGTAGCGCTGGACGCCGAAGGCAATGCGACCGCGCCGCTGGTCAAGAAACTGGCAGCGCTGGCATCACAAACCGGCGCTGCGGTCATCATGCCAAGCGACCTCGAACGCGCGCCAGACGGCAAGAATGAAAGCCTGTTCTACAGCTATACCGCCAAAGGCGTGGCGCTGCACACCGGCCTGCAGACGGTACTGGAAGATACCGTTGCCAAACTGCCGATCCCGAAGGTCATGAGTTACCAGCGCCAGCATGGACACGCAGCCGGCCAGACCGTGCGTTTTGTACGCCCGGCCCATCGACTACTGGCGCTGCATGGCGAACAGGTATTGCCGCTGACGTTGCTCGGCCTGGATGCGGATCGTCTGACGGAAGGCCATCGCTTCCTGTCGCAAGGCGAAATCGCCATTGCCGACGCCGATAGCTATGCGGCGACGCTGGCTGAAACCGGCAAGGTCATCGCCGGCTTCAACGAACGCAAGGAAAAGATCCGCAGCGCCCTGCTGGAAACCGCTGCGGCCGATCAAGTATTGATGCCGGAAGCGCTGCTGGACGAAGTCGCCGCGCTGGTCGAATGGCCGGTGGTGTACGCCTGCAAATTCGAAGACGAATTCCTGAGCGTACCGCAGGAATGCCTGATCCTGACGATGCAGACCAACCAGAAATATTTTGCGTTGACTGACAACGCCGGCAAGCTGCGCTCGCGTTTCCTGATCGTCTCCAACCTGGCGACCGACGAGCCGCAATACATCATCGAAGGCAACGAGCGCGTGGTGCGTCCGCGCCTGTCGGATGCGAAATTCTTCTTTGAGCAAGACAAGAAAAAGAAACTGGCCGAACGCGTGCCGCTGCTGGCCAACGTGGTCTATCACAACAAGCTTGGCGACCAACTGCAGCGTACTGAACGCGTCAAGGCATTGGCAATCGCCATTGCCAAGCTGCTCGGCGGCGACGCTTCCCTGGCGGAACGCGGCGCGCTATTGGCCAAGGCTGACCTGCTGACCGACATGGTCGGCGAATTCCCTGAGCTGCAAGGCATCATGGGTAACTATTACGCGCGTCACGACGGCGAAGCCGACGAAGTCGCGCAAGCCGTCTCGGAACATTATCAGCCGCGCTTCGCCGGCGATGCCTTGCCGACGACCGGCACCGGCACCGCAGTGGCGCTGGCCGACAAACTGGAAACCCTGGTCGGCATCTGGGGCATCGGCCTACAGCCGACTGGCGACAAGGACCCGTTTGCCCTGCGCCGCCACGCGCTGGGCATCCTGCGCATGCTGTTGGAAAAACGTCTACCGGTGGCGCTGTCACAGTTGCTGGCGAACGCCGCCCAGCAATTCGCCGGCAATGCCAACTTCAAGGACCCTGGCAGCGATGTGCTGCCATTCCTGTATGACCGCCTGCGCGGGCTGCTGCGCGAGCGCGGTTATGCGCAGAATGAAATCGAAGCGGTGGTTGCGCAACAGCCGGATCGGCTCGACAACATCATCGAACGCCTGGATGCGGTGCAAGCATTTGCCGCCCTGCCGGAAGCCGAAGCACTGGCTGCCGCTAACAAGCGCATCACCAACATCTTGAAGAAAACGGAAGGCGTCGGCAGCACGGTGCGCACCGAATTGCTGCGCGACAGTGCCGAACAAGCATTGTTTGCTGCGATGAATGCGGTCAAGCCGGATGTCGACGCGGCGTTTGCCAAGGGCGATTTCAGCACTGCATTGAAAGCGCTGGCGCAATTGCGGCAAAACGTCGACGGCTTCTTTAACGACGTCATGGTGATGGCCGACGACGAGCAGTTGCGCAACAACCGCCTGGCGTTGCTGTCGAACCTGCATGTGATGCTGAACCAGGTCGCCGACATCTCCAAGCTGGCTGCCTAA
- the gmhB gene encoding D-glycero-beta-D-manno-heptose 1,7-bisphosphate 7-phosphatase: MKLIILDRDGVINHDSDAFIKSPEEWVPIKGSLEAIARLNQAGYRVVVATNQSGIARGLFDMPTLTAIHQKMHDAAQHVGAEIDAIFFCPHAADDNCDCRKPKAGMFHDIGKRFDISLRGGVATVGDSLRDLQAGFIAGCAPYLVLTGKGEKTREKGGLPPGTLVYPNLAAVVDFLLKKPVELSV; this comes from the coding sequence ATGAAACTGATCATCCTCGACCGCGACGGCGTCATCAACCATGACTCCGACGCCTTCATCAAATCTCCCGAGGAATGGGTGCCGATCAAGGGTTCGCTGGAAGCCATCGCGCGCCTCAACCAAGCCGGTTACCGGGTGGTGGTGGCAACCAACCAGTCGGGCATCGCGCGCGGGCTGTTCGACATGCCGACGCTGACGGCGATCCATCAAAAAATGCATGATGCCGCCCAACATGTCGGCGCCGAAATCGACGCCATCTTCTTTTGCCCACATGCCGCCGACGACAATTGCGATTGCCGCAAACCGAAGGCCGGCATGTTCCACGATATCGGCAAGCGTTTCGACATCAGCCTGCGTGGCGGCGTAGCGACGGTCGGCGATTCCTTGCGCGACCTGCAGGCCGGCTTTATCGCTGGCTGCGCGCCGTATCTGGTGCTCACCGGGAAAGGCGAAAAGACCCGCGAAAAAGGTGGCTTGCCACCCGGTACGCTGGTCTATCCGAACCTGGCTGCAGTGGTAGATTTTTTGTTGAAGAAACCGGTCGAGTTATCGGTTTGA
- a CDS encoding lysophospholipid acyltransferase family protein has protein sequence MSRFFLFLRSLLFFLLMTILTVVWSFACILFAPFPYARRYYLTSRWNVAVIWMAKVICGIRYQVKGMENFPDAPAIVLSKHQSAWETIFLLPMTPRPLVFVFKKSLTYIPFFGWGIALLRMIPIDRSKGRDAFAQVVVQGRKRLADGQWIIMFPEGTRIPVGQTGKYKNGGTRLAVETNTLVVPIAHNAGECWPKNSFIKQPGLITVSIGKPIYPENLDSSELMAKVENWIESEMRVISPHVYKK, from the coding sequence ATGTCACGCTTTTTCCTGTTTCTGCGTTCGTTGCTGTTTTTCCTATTGATGACGATCCTGACGGTGGTCTGGTCTTTTGCCTGTATCCTGTTTGCGCCGTTTCCGTATGCCCGCCGCTACTACCTGACCTCGCGCTGGAACGTCGCGGTGATCTGGATGGCCAAGGTCATTTGCGGCATTCGCTATCAGGTCAAGGGCATGGAAAACTTCCCCGATGCGCCGGCGATTGTACTGAGCAAGCACCAATCAGCCTGGGAAACCATTTTCCTGCTGCCGATGACGCCGCGCCCACTGGTGTTCGTATTCAAGAAATCCCTCACCTACATCCCATTTTTCGGCTGGGGCATCGCCCTGCTGCGCATGATCCCGATCGATCGCAGCAAGGGCCGCGACGCCTTTGCCCAAGTGGTAGTGCAAGGCCGCAAGCGACTGGCCGACGGACAATGGATCATCATGTTCCCGGAAGGCACACGCATCCCGGTCGGCCAGACCGGCAAATACAAGAACGGCGGCACGCGCCTCGCAGTCGAAACCAATACACTGGTAGTGCCGATCGCACACAATGCCGGCGAGTGCTGGCCGAAGAATTCTTTCATCAAGCAACCCGGACTCATCACGGTCTCGATCGGTAAGCCGATTTACCCGGAAAACCTGGATAGCAGCGAGCTGATGGCCAAAGTCGAAAATTGGATAGAATCTGAAATGCGAGTGATTTCACCGCATGTTTATAAAAAGTAA
- a CDS encoding SprT family zinc-dependent metalloprotease: MKLLHQKPSKPRLGPDGRSQGRTQQQLALQLDLFADDSTAIVPRADLPSTPPALRSTPPQQPQQPEVPAALAPGKRRLHIGEHVLDYTLLRSKRRSIGFVISDDGLRVTAPKWVTLSDIELAIREKKRWILTKLSEYRDRSTRRMQPQMQWRDGETLPYLGRSITLRIHAPQRAGIHFDEAADQLIVCLPADASEQQLKDRVLGWLQLEAKRVFGERLPLYAEKLGVTYKSFALSSATTQWGSCTSEGKIRLNWRLMHFALPLIDYVIAHELSHLREMNHSPRFWATVQSIFPEFETARKTLRDSAQETLPVF; encoded by the coding sequence TTGAAATTATTGCATCAAAAGCCTTCTAAGCCTCGCCTGGGACCAGATGGTCGGTCCCAAGGGAGGACGCAGCAGCAACTGGCGTTGCAACTGGATCTATTTGCCGACGATTCGACTGCAATCGTGCCACGCGCCGATTTGCCGTCAACCCCGCCTGCGCTACGCTCGACGCCGCCGCAACAACCCCAGCAACCGGAAGTACCCGCAGCACTGGCGCCAGGCAAGCGCCGCCTGCACATTGGTGAACATGTGCTCGATTACACCCTGCTACGCTCGAAACGACGCTCCATCGGCTTCGTAATCAGCGACGACGGCTTGCGCGTCACCGCGCCCAAATGGGTCACGCTGAGCGACATCGAACTCGCCATTCGTGAAAAGAAGCGCTGGATATTGACCAAGCTGAGCGAATACCGCGACCGCTCAACCCGCCGCATGCAGCCGCAAATGCAGTGGCGCGATGGCGAAACGCTGCCCTATCTGGGCCGCAGCATCACCTTGCGTATCCATGCCCCCCAGAGAGCCGGGATTCACTTTGATGAAGCCGCAGACCAGCTCATCGTCTGCCTGCCCGCCGACGCCAGCGAACAGCAATTGAAAGACCGGGTGCTGGGCTGGCTGCAGCTGGAGGCCAAGCGCGTATTTGGCGAACGCCTGCCGCTCTATGCGGAAAAACTCGGCGTTACCTACAAGTCCTTTGCATTGTCGTCGGCCACTACCCAGTGGGGCTCCTGTACCTCCGAGGGCAAGATCCGCCTGAACTGGCGGCTGATGCATTTTGCACTGCCACTGATCGACTATGTCATCGCGCACGAACTGTCTCACCTGCGCGAAATGAACCATAGCCCGCGCTTTTGGGCCACGGTGCAATCGATCTTCCCGGAATTTGAAACTGCCCGTAAGACATTGCGTGACAGCGCGCAAGAAACGCTGCCCGTTTTCTAG
- the gloA gene encoding lactoylglutathione lyase, with amino-acid sequence MRILHTMLRVGNLQRSIDFYTKVLGMKLLRTNDNPEYKYTLAFVGYGSNPDHAELELTYNYGVESYEQGTAFGHLAVAVEDAYKACADVKTQGGNVTREAGPVKGGSTVIAFVQDPDGYKIELIERKDGTGASEKL; translated from the coding sequence ATGCGTATCCTCCATACCATGCTGCGCGTCGGCAACCTGCAACGTTCGATCGATTTCTACACCAAAGTGCTCGGCATGAAACTGCTACGCACCAACGACAATCCCGAGTACAAATACACACTGGCATTCGTCGGTTACGGCAGCAATCCGGATCATGCGGAGCTGGAGCTGACCTATAACTACGGCGTCGAAAGCTATGAACAAGGCACCGCATTCGGGCACTTGGCAGTTGCTGTGGAGGATGCCTACAAAGCCTGCGCCGATGTCAAGACACAGGGCGGCAACGTGACGCGCGAAGCCGGTCCGGTCAAGGGCGGCAGCACCGTCATCGCCTTTGTACAGGACCCGGATGGCTACAAGATCGAACTGATTGAACGCAAAGACGGCACCGGGGCCAGCGAGAAACTATAA
- the pdxA gene encoding 4-hydroxythreonine-4-phosphate dehydrogenase PdxA produces MPEQFASNANAAVVRRRPILAVTCGEPAGIGPEVSIRAAWERRAEINSVLIGDAAFLAMIAAEIDPKIRLVALSQQALRNNGLPNFGLDQVAVIDCQLEAHVQPGKLDARNGRPVLRTLDLAIDCALQGIFDGIVTAPLQKSTINDAGVPFTGHTEYLAERSATPQVVMMLATDRTTPPLRVALATTHLALKDVAAAINFDSLSRSIDILHADLQKKFGLKQPRILVTGLNPHAGEGGYLGREEIDIITPVLDAAKARGIAVSGPYPADTLFQQKYLAEADCVLAMYHDQGLPVLKYASFGHGINITLGLPFIRTSVDHGTALDLAAAGLGHADHGSMLAALDAAAQMVQAGRQGKA; encoded by the coding sequence ATGCCTGAGCAGTTTGCAAGTAATGCCAATGCCGCCGTTGTGCGGCGTCGGCCGATACTGGCGGTCACATGCGGCGAGCCGGCCGGGATCGGACCGGAAGTATCGATCCGGGCCGCCTGGGAGCGGCGCGCCGAAATCAATAGTGTACTGATTGGCGATGCGGCCTTCCTGGCCATGATCGCCGCCGAAATAGATCCGAAAATCCGCTTGGTGGCGTTATCGCAGCAGGCGCTGCGCAACAATGGCTTGCCCAACTTCGGCCTGGACCAGGTAGCGGTGATCGATTGTCAGCTGGAAGCGCATGTGCAGCCAGGAAAATTAGATGCACGTAATGGCCGGCCCGTATTACGCACGCTCGATCTTGCCATTGACTGCGCCCTGCAAGGAATCTTCGACGGCATCGTTACTGCACCGCTGCAGAAAAGCACGATCAACGATGCCGGCGTGCCGTTCACCGGCCATACCGAATACCTGGCGGAACGCAGCGCCACGCCACAAGTCGTGATGATGCTGGCAACGGACAGGACAACGCCGCCGCTACGCGTCGCATTGGCGACCACGCACCTGGCATTGAAGGACGTCGCCGCGGCCATCAATTTTGATAGCCTGAGCCGCAGCATCGATATCCTGCATGCAGATCTGCAGAAAAAATTTGGCTTGAAACAGCCGCGCATCCTGGTGACGGGCTTGAACCCGCATGCAGGCGAGGGCGGTTACCTTGGCCGCGAAGAAATCGACATCATCACACCGGTACTGGACGCTGCCAAAGCAAGAGGCATTGCCGTCAGCGGCCCGTATCCAGCCGACACTCTGTTCCAGCAAAAATACCTGGCCGAAGCCGACTGCGTGCTAGCCATGTATCACGACCAGGGTTTGCCGGTACTGAAATACGCCAGCTTCGGCCACGGCATCAACATCACGCTAGGCCTGCCATTCATCCGCACCTCAGTCGACCACGGCACCGCGCTAGACCTCGCCGCCGCCGGCCTGGGACACGCCGACCACGGCAGCATGCTAGCCGCACTGGACGCCGCAGCGCAGATGGTGCAAGCGGGCAGGCAGGGCAAGGCTTAA
- a CDS encoding peptidylprolyl isomerase, with amino-acid sequence MRKTNQTQLAAIVFSLLSATATGAWAQGASTQSVPPALAPTSTAEPVKPVARSVTPQTVDAIVAVVNTDVITQQELASRVNDVVLRMKAQNIELPPMAELQKQLLERMILERAEVQLAKENGITVDDVMLDRAISRIAEQNKLSMADFQRQLEHDKIPYPAFREEIRREILLQRLREREVDNKIQISDSEVDNYIAAEAGNKQTAQELDLAQILIQVPENASAAQIAQRAKRAEEAMQQIKSGGNFAAIAAAYSDSSDALTGGDMGWRPQDRLPSLFVEAVANLSPGQVSPIIKSANGFHIIKLVNKRAAAATPIDTAAAAIQQTHVRHILIKVTPTVTAADARRRLLDLKERIDNNAAKFEDLAKQYSNDLSASKGGDLGWVYTGDTVPEFERAMDALKPGQISEPIESPFGYHLIQVLERKTNDVSKERQRLAARMAIRERKTEEATNDWLRQLRDSTYVEYRNDDH; translated from the coding sequence ATGCGTAAAACCAATCAAACTCAACTTGCGGCAATCGTTTTTTCGTTGTTGTCAGCTACCGCCACCGGCGCTTGGGCGCAAGGCGCGTCGACCCAGTCGGTGCCGCCGGCACTGGCGCCGACCAGCACCGCCGAGCCGGTTAAGCCGGTTGCCAGGTCAGTGACTCCACAGACGGTAGATGCGATCGTCGCGGTAGTGAATACCGACGTGATTACCCAGCAGGAGCTGGCGTCCCGCGTGAACGACGTGGTGCTGCGGATGAAGGCGCAAAACATTGAATTGCCGCCAATGGCCGAGTTGCAGAAGCAATTGCTGGAACGCATGATTCTGGAGCGTGCCGAAGTGCAATTGGCGAAAGAGAATGGCATCACAGTCGACGACGTCATGCTGGATCGCGCGATTAGCCGGATTGCTGAGCAGAACAAGTTGTCGATGGCGGATTTCCAGCGTCAGCTGGAACACGACAAGATTCCTTATCCGGCTTTCCGCGAGGAAATTCGTCGGGAAATATTGTTACAGCGCTTACGTGAACGTGAAGTCGACAACAAGATTCAGATTTCAGATTCTGAAGTTGATAACTACATAGCTGCCGAAGCCGGCAATAAGCAGACCGCCCAGGAACTGGATCTGGCGCAAATCCTGATCCAGGTGCCGGAAAATGCCAGCGCCGCTCAAATCGCCCAGCGCGCCAAACGTGCCGAAGAAGCCATGCAGCAAATTAAATCGGGTGGTAATTTCGCCGCGATAGCTGCCGCCTATTCCGATTCCAGTGATGCACTGACCGGCGGCGACATGGGCTGGCGGCCGCAGGACCGCCTGCCATCCCTGTTTGTGGAGGCGGTGGCCAATCTGAGCCCAGGCCAGGTATCGCCGATTATCAAGAGCGCCAACGGTTTTCATATCATCAAGCTGGTCAACAAGCGTGCAGCTGCAGCAACGCCGATTGATACGGCTGCCGCCGCGATCCAGCAGACGCACGTGCGCCATATCCTGATCAAGGTGACGCCAACCGTGACCGCGGCTGACGCCCGCCGCCGCCTGCTCGACTTGAAAGAGCGCATCGACAACAACGCAGCGAAATTCGAAGATCTGGCCAAACAATATTCGAACGATCTGTCGGCATCAAAAGGCGGCGATCTCGGATGGGTCTATACTGGCGATACCGTGCCGGAGTTCGAGCGCGCGATGGATGCATTGAAACCTGGCCAGATCAGCGAGCCGATCGAATCGCCATTCGGTTATCACCTGATTCAAGTGCTGGAGCGGAAGACCAATGATGTGTCGAAAGAACGTCAGCGCCTTGCCGCGCGGATGGCGATTCGCGAACGTAAAACAGAAGAAGCCACCAACGACTGGCTGCGTCAGTTGCGCGATAGCACGTACGTGGAATATCGCAACGACGACCACTGA
- a CDS encoding LPS-assembly protein LptD, producing MTVLVASIVAAASMPMWAWAQATDATLPATSTTPASGTQTNIKPARVNDSDAPTNVEAEQMTGRPDRLINLDNDVDLTRGQTEVQSNKATYRIVENEVEAHGCVRMNRYGDKYTGDDLRLNMDSGQGFLTNPTYHFLANDGHGNADRIDFIDEDKATVVKGTYTTCPSTKPDWYIKSSTLDIDSGLGEGVAHNGVLYFKSVPILGAPSMSFPLSNDRQSGVLPPILGSTNNGGIEFNLPYYFNIAPNRDLTLYPNIITQRGLQMGADARYLGTGYSGETKIEFLPDDMLTKTNRYAVQSIHSQTLAPGLTMGWNVNFASDNNYPDDFSHSITQSAARLLNREFDLNYSGSFWSVAALASRYQVLQDFNSSGQPTISRPYDRMPQITLTAGKQDIYGFDWTVNAQYARFWNSQYDFPTVIGTSQASSTLMPLGGERVYFNPQLSYPIIRPGYFITPKIQLDATAYNITPNKLGVPNAPTVAGGTVLGNEFSRVLPTFSLDAGLTFERDTKFWGNPVTQTLEPRLFYVRTPYHDQTEYPLFDSGAADFNFAQIFTENRYSGHDRISDANQLTVAMISRFIQESGLERLRLGIGQRIYFTQPRVALGPTDTITTSRSDLLLSAGGQVSQSLGLDNTIQYSQSNNQWVRASSTIKWQPGPKKVINFSYQLDHTNTDPLDPLNRYLKQFDVSAQWPLSRRWYGVGRVSYSLQEKTVGQSLLGLEYKADCWVFRVVGQRTPTSSTRTTTGIFLQLELNGLSSIGSNPMQALRTSVPGYQNVNQPDSFISR from the coding sequence ATGACCGTCCTGGTGGCGTCCATTGTGGCGGCGGCGTCGATGCCGATGTGGGCCTGGGCACAAGCAACCGATGCGACATTGCCGGCTACGTCAACTACGCCTGCTTCCGGCACGCAAACCAACATCAAGCCCGCCCGTGTCAATGACAGCGATGCGCCGACCAATGTTGAAGCCGAGCAAATGACCGGCCGTCCGGATCGGCTGATCAACCTGGATAACGATGTCGACCTGACCCGGGGTCAGACGGAAGTCCAGTCCAACAAGGCAACTTACCGGATTGTCGAGAATGAGGTCGAGGCCCACGGCTGCGTGCGCATGAACCGCTATGGCGACAAATATACCGGCGACGATTTGCGCCTGAACATGGATTCGGGCCAGGGTTTCCTGACCAATCCGACTTACCATTTCCTGGCCAACGACGGGCACGGCAACGCCGACCGCATCGATTTCATCGATGAAGACAAGGCCACGGTCGTCAAGGGCACTTATACCACTTGCCCGAGCACCAAGCCGGACTGGTACATCAAGTCGAGCACGCTGGATATCGATAGCGGCCTGGGTGAGGGGGTTGCGCACAACGGCGTTCTGTATTTCAAGAGCGTACCGATCCTGGGCGCGCCCAGCATGTCGTTCCCGCTGTCCAACGACCGTCAGTCAGGTGTTTTGCCGCCGATCCTGGGCAGCACCAACAATGGTGGCATTGAGTTCAATCTCCCTTATTATTTCAATATCGCGCCCAATCGCGATTTGACGCTGTACCCGAACATCATTACGCAGCGGGGCCTGCAAATGGGAGCCGATGCGCGCTATCTGGGCACTGGGTACAGCGGTGAAACCAAGATCGAGTTCTTGCCGGACGACATGCTGACCAAGACCAACCGCTATGCGGTGCAGTCGATTCATTCACAGACACTGGCGCCAGGCCTGACGATGGGCTGGAATGTCAATTTTGCGTCGGATAACAATTATCCTGATGATTTTTCGCATTCCATCACACAAAGTGCAGCGCGGTTGCTGAATCGCGAGTTCGATTTGAACTACAGCGGGTCTTTCTGGAGTGTGGCGGCTTTGGCCTCGCGCTATCAGGTACTGCAAGACTTCAATTCCAGCGGACAGCCGACCATCAGCCGCCCGTATGACCGGATGCCGCAAATCACGCTGACAGCCGGCAAGCAGGATATCTATGGTTTTGACTGGACCGTGAATGCCCAATATGCGCGCTTCTGGAACAGCCAGTACGATTTCCCGACAGTCATCGGCACATCGCAAGCCAGCAGCACCCTGATGCCTTTGGGCGGCGAGCGGGTTTACTTCAATCCGCAACTGTCCTATCCGATCATCCGCCCCGGATATTTCATCACGCCCAAGATCCAGCTGGATGCGACAGCCTATAACATCACGCCAAACAAGCTGGGCGTACCGAATGCGCCGACGGTGGCGGGCGGTACGGTATTGGGCAATGAATTTAGTCGGGTGTTACCGACATTCTCGCTGGATGCCGGCCTGACATTTGAGCGTGATACGAAGTTCTGGGGCAATCCGGTAACCCAGACCTTGGAGCCGCGCCTGTTCTATGTGCGTACGCCGTATCATGACCAGACCGAGTATCCGTTATTCGATAGTGGTGCTGCGGATTTCAATTTCGCCCAGATTTTTACTGAAAACCGCTATAGCGGCCATGACCGTATCAGTGATGCCAACCAGCTGACGGTTGCGATGATTTCGCGTTTCATCCAAGAGTCGGGTTTGGAACGTTTGCGTCTCGGTATCGGTCAGCGCATCTACTTTACCCAGCCGCGCGTGGCGCTGGGGCCTACCGATACGATCACCACTAGCCGTTCCGATTTGCTGTTGTCTGCGGGTGGCCAGGTTTCGCAGTCGCTGGGCCTTGACAATACTATTCAGTACAGTCAAAGCAATAATCAATGGGTACGCGCCAGCTCCACCATCAAGTGGCAGCCGGGTCCGAAAAAGGTGATCAATTTCTCTTATCAGCTGGATCATACAAACACCGATCCGCTTGATCCGTTGAATCGATACCTCAAGCAGTTTGACGTGTCCGCTCAGTGGCCGCTGTCCCGTCGCTGGTACGGCGTTGGCCGCGTCAGCTATTCCCTGCAGGAAAAAACAGTCGGGCAAAGCCTGCTTGGACTCGAATACAAGGCCGATTGCTGGGTTTTTCGTGTAGTTGGCCAACGTACGCCAACATCGTCAACTCGCACGACTACAGGTATATTTCTGCAACTTGAGTTGAATGGTTTGTCGAGTATCGGCTCGAATCCGATGCAAGCCCTGCGTACTAGCGTTCCAGGTTATCAGAACGTCAACCAACCCGACTCTTTCATTAGCCGTTGA